The sequence below is a genomic window from Rhodospirillaceae bacterium.
GCGCCGATATTGACCTGGGCCAGCCCGCCGCGCATCCAGCCGAACAGCACGTTGGCGAAGGCGATCAGCCGGTCGGTGATCCGGCTTTCGTTGATCAGTTCGCCGGCCAGGATGAACAGCGGGATCGCCATCAGCACGAACACGTCGATGCCCTGGAAGATCCGCTCCGGCAGAACCGGCAGAAAGGCCGTCTGGCCGCTCGCCACGAGCCACAGGAGCGACGCGGCGACCATCGTCCAGGCGACCGGCAGGCCCGCGAACAGGAGGAACAGGAACGACGCCAGGAACAGGCCGAGCGAGAGGCTCACCCGGCATCCTTCCACGGCCGGCCGGACCAGGACTGCCACAGGCGGACGATCAGAAAGACCAGTCCCAGGCCGAAGGCGACCGGCAGGGCCGCGTAGGGATATTGCAGCGAGACCTGCAGCCCATCGCTGGTCTGCCCGCCGGCGAAATCGACGGTGCGCACCGCAGCGAAGGTGAGGATCAGCAGCAGGGCGACGGTCAGCAGGTCGAGCGTTCGCATCCAGTACCAGCGCGCGCCGGGCCGCAGCAGGTCGGGAACGAAAGTCACCCGGATATGGCCGTCGGTCCGGATCGAGACCGCCACGCCCGCCAGCACCGACCAGACGAGCGCGTAGCGGGCCATCTCCTCGGTAAAGAAGGGCGTGACGCCGAAGCCGTAGCGCATGGCGACCTGCGCGACGATCAGCGCGAACAGCAGCAACAGCGCCGTCGCGCCGATGGTCCGCAGCAGCCGTTCCAGCCAGCCGGTCATGGAACCACGGTCAGGGCCGGGCGCCCGGCCGGCGGCTCGGCGTGGTCCGGAACGCTATTTGGACAGCCGGGCCACCTCGGCGATGATCTCGTCGACCAGCGCCGGCGTGTCGACATTCTTTTTCAGCCACGCGATCGCCGCCGGCCGCACGCGGTCCGCGAACGCCTGCTTCATCTCCCGTGTGAAGGGGATGACGGTGACGCCGCGTTCCTTCGCCATCGCGATATTTTTCGCTTCGGCGTCCCGCGACGCCTTGCGGTTGTAGGCGATGGCCTTCTTGCCCGCGGCCAGCACGACCGCCTTGTGCTTGTCCGACAGCTTGGCGAACCAGCGGTCGTTGATGCCGAGCGGCCCGAAGGCATAGATGTGGCCGTCCAGCATCAGGAATTTCTGAACCTCATGCAGCTTGATCAGGTTGAACACCCAGACGGCGTTGTCCTGCCCGTCGACCACGCCGGTCTTGAGCGAGGTGTAGAGTTCCGGGAAGGCGATGGGCGTCGCCGAGCCGCCGAGGGTCAGCACCGGAATGCCGAAGATCGGCGCCATGACGCGCATCTTCAGGCCCTTCATGTCGTCCGGTTTGCGGATCGCCCTGTTCGCGCTGTAATGCTTGAAGCCGCCGGATTCCCACCAGCCGAGGACGCGGATGCCGGTCTTTTTGCGGATATCCTCGGCCATCTTCGTGCCGACCGGACCGTCGAGCAGCTTCCAGGCCGTTTGTTCGTCCGGGAACAGGTAGGGCATCGAGAGGATCTGGATGTCCTTGTAGATCGAGGCGTAGTTGCCGTCGGACGCATCGGACATCTGGATGATGCCGTGGCGGACCTGGTTCAGCCGTTCGTTGGGCTTGCCGAGCGCGCCGCCGTAGACGATCTCCATCTTGATCGCGCCGCCCGAGCCTTTCTCCACTTCCGCCTCGAAAAGCTCGAACATGCCGTTGACCGGCTCCGCGCCCGGGAAGCCCTTCTTGAGCATGAGGCCGGCCTTGATGTCCGCCGCCGAAGCGGGCGCGCCGATTCCGGCCGTCAATACGGCGGTTGCGGCCAGGGCTGCCGCCGCCTTCAGAATACTCCTCATCGTACGTCTCCGTTGACGCCTTGCCAGGGAACAGGCGTATACAATCGGCCGATCGTCGCGGTTCGGCAAGGTGCTTCGGCATGACCAATAACATCCGGCAATGACCGATTCGCCAACCCGCTACCAGATCGGCATCGACGTCGGCGGGACGTTTACCGATTTCCTGCTGAGCGGCGGCGGGGCCGGGCGCATCTTCAAGATCCTGTCGACGCCGGACGATCCGTCGGACGCGGTCATGGCCGGGCTGGCGGAGATCGCCGCGGCCGAGGGGAAGACGCCGGAGGCGTTTCTCGGAAGGGTGCAGCGCATCGTCCACGGCACGACCGTCACGACAAACGCGGTGCTGACCGGCGCGACGGCGAAGACCGGGCTGCTGACGACCCACGGCTTCCGCGACGCGCTGCAGATGCGCCGCGGCATCCGCGAGGAGTTGTACAACAACAAATTCGTTGCGCCGAAGCCGCTGGTGCCGCGCCGGCTGCGCCTGCCGGTGCGCGGCCGCATTCTGGCGACCGGCGAGGAAGCGTTGCCGCTGGAGCCGGACGACGTGGCCGCCGCGGCACAGGCCTTCCGGGACGCCGGCGTTCAGGCCGTCGCCATCTGTTTCATGCACGCCTACGCCAACCCCACCCACGAGCGGGCAGCGGCGGCGCAGCTTCGGGCCCTGATGCCGGACGCCTATGTCAGCGCGTCCGCCGACGTGCTGCCCCAGGTCCGCTATTACGAGCGCACCAGCACAACCGTGCTCAACGCCGCCGTCGGCCCGATCCTCAAGCGCTACCTGGAGCGGTTGACCGGGCGGCTGGATGCGGCCGGCTTCGGCGGCGCCCTGCTGATCATGCAGTCCAACGGCGGGGTCTGTGCCCCGCAGGCCGCCATCGACAGGGCGGCCGCGACCCTGCTGTCCGGCCCGGCCGCGGGGCCGGTTGCCGCCGGAATCTACGCCCGCCGGTTCGGTTCGCCGCGCAACATCGCTATCGACATGGGCGGCACGAGCTTCGAGGCGTCGCTGACGCTCGACCGCGCGCCTGCGGTGACGACCGGCGCGACGATCGACAGGTTCGCCATGGCCCTGCCGTCGCTCGACATCAAGACGATCGGCGCCGGCGGAGGCTCGATCGCCTGGATCGACGGCGGCGGCCTGCTGCGCATGGGGCCGCAGAGCGCCGGCGCAAAGCCGGGGCCCGTTTGCTACGGGCTGGGCGGCGGCCGGCCGACCTGCAGCGACGCCAATCTCCTGCTCGGCTATCTCTCGGCGGATTTCTTCGCCGGCGGCCGGATGCGCCTCGATGCCGATGCAGCGCGCCATGCGATTGCCGGGGAGATCGCCGGACCGCTCGGCCTCGATCCGGTCGGCGCGGCGGCCGGCATGTACCGGGTGATGAATGTCAACATGGCCTCGGCGATCCGCGAGGTCTCCATCGAACGGGGCTACGACCCGCGGGATTTCCCGCTGGTCTGCGCCGGCGGCGCCGGGGCGATCCACGCCGCCATGATCGCCCGCGAGCTGGGCATCGGCACCGTTCTCGTGCCGCGCGAGGCCTCCATCCTGTGCGCCGCCGGCATGCTGCGCACCGACCTGCGCCACGACCTCGTGCGCTCCTGGGCGACGCCGTTCACGGCGCGGGACATGGATAGCGACGTCCTGCTGTCCCTGCTCCGGGACCTGGAAGCCGAAGCGCATGCCCTGCTGCGCGCCGAGGGCGTGGCGGACGACGACCGGGAGTTCGTCTACGCCCTCGACCTGCGCTATGTCGGCCAGTATCACGAGGTCCGGGTCGACGAAATCCCGGAAACGGCGCTCAAGTCCCTCGATCTGGAAACCGTCACGGCCATGTTCCACCGCAGCCACGACCGCATGTTCGGCTACGATCTCGCCGAGGAGGAGACGGCGGTGGAACTGGTCAACGTGCGCATGACGGCGCTCGGCCGGACCCCGAAGCCCGGCCTGGAGGTCCGGCGGGACGCCGGCCCCGACCCGGCGGCAGCCCTCAAGGGGCGCCGGCCGGTCTTCGAGCCCGCCGCGGCGGAATTCGTCGACGCGCCGGTCTTCGACGGCGGGCTGCTGGCGCCGGGCAACGCGCTTTCCGGGCCGGCCATCGTCGAGACGGCGGTGACGACGATTCTCGTTCCCGCCAGTTTCGATGCCGGGATCGACGCGGTCGGGACGGCGGTGCTGACCGACCGGGCGGCAGGTCCGGCATGACGGCCCGGACCGAAGCCATCGATCCGGTCCTGGCGTCGGTGATTGCCCGGCGGCTCAAGTCGATCACCGAGGAGATGGGCCTTGCCCTGCTGCGCACCACGCGCTCGCCGATCCTCAACGAGGCGCGGGATTTCGTCACCGGCCTCTACGACGCCGACGGCGACATGCTGGAGCAGACGGAATACATCCCGGTGCTCGCCTTTGCCCTGCAGCCGGTGTGCAAGCGGATCATCGCGTTCTTCGGCGCCGACATCCATCCCGGCGACGTCATCCTGCATAACGACGTGTTCAGCGGCGGCAACCAGAACAACGACGTTGCCGCCTTCCGGCCGATCTTCCATGACGGAACGCTCGTCGCCTGGGCCGCCTGCAAGGGGCACCAGGCCGATATCGGCGGCGCCCAGGCCGGCGGCTACAACCCGGACGCGCGCGAGGTCTGGCAGGAGGCGCTTCGCATTCCGCCGCTCAAGGTCTACGACCGCGGCGTGCTGCGCAAGGACGTGTGGGGCATGGTGTTCGCCAACATCCGCTACCGCATCGTCGAGGAGGATATCAAGGCCCAGATCGGCGGGACGCGGGTCGGCGAGCGCGCCATGCAGGAACTGATCGCCCGTTACGGCCTGGAGCGGTTCCTCGCCCACAAGGCGCATCTGTTCGACAGCACGGAAGCGACCGTCGCGCGCGGCATCGAGGCGATTCCCGACGGCCGCTACGAGGCGACCAGCACCGTCTTCTACGACGGCGTAACCGACGGCTCGACCATGGAAATCCGCCTCGCCGTGACGGTCGACGGCGGCCACGTCACCTTCGATTTCACCGGCTCGTCGCCCCAGACGCCGGGCTTCGTCAACGCGCCCTACGCGGCGACGGCCTCCGCGGTCATGCTGACATTCCTGATGCTGATCGACCCGGACATCCCGCACAATGCCGGCATCCAGCGCCGGGTCCACATCGTCAATCCCGAAGGTTCCTTCCTCAATGCGGCCTTCCCGGCGGCCACCACCTTCGGCAACTCGATCACCGGCCCGACCTCCGACGCGATCATGCGGGCCTTCGCCCAGGCGATTCCGGAAACCGTGACCGCCGGCTGGAACCGCTTTCTCGGCTTTGCCGTGACAGGCGACGACCCGCGCAAGGGCCGGCCCTATACGGACATCCTGTTCCTCGCGCTCAAGGGCGGCTCCGGCGCGACCTTCGGGGCCGACGGCTACGACCATATCGGCCTGATAAACTGCGCCGGCGGCATCCTCGCCCAGGATTACGAAATGTTCGAAATCCAGAACCCCCATGTCCTGGCGAAGCACGAATACCTGCCCGATTCGGCCGGTCCGGGGCGCTGGCGCGGCGGGCTCGGCACCGAAACCGCATTCCGCATCGACGGCGAGAATGTCACCGCTGTGGCGTTCGGCGACGGCATAGAGCCGGGCGCCGAAGCCTTTGGGCTGTTCGGCGGCGGCACCGGCGTGCTCAACCGGGCCGTGCTGCGCGCGCCGGACGGGACCGAGCGGGTGGCCAAGTCCAAACAAATCCTGCGCGACATCGCCAGGGGCACGGTGCTCGTGCAGACGGCGGGCGGCGGCGGCGGTTACGGCGAGCCCTTCGAGCGGCCGGCCGAACTGGTCGCCGAAGAGGTGCATAACGGGCTGATCAGCCCGGAGGCTGCGGCGCGCGACTATGGCGTGGCGGTCACGCCCGACGGCGAGATCGATCGCACGGCCACGGCGGCATTGAGGGGAGCGGAACGATGAACCGACCGCGGATCGACCATATCGGCCTGATGGTCGCCGACCTTGACGCCGCCGTGGAGCGGCTGCGGCCGGTTTTCGGCGACGAGGTGTCCTACAAGGACCTGCCGCAATACGAGCTCCGCACCGCGATCTTCCACACCGAAAACCTGGCGATCGAACTGCTCCAGTATACCGGCGAGGCGGCGTTCGCCCGGGGCGTCATGGGCAGCCGGCTCGGCCTCAACCATGTCTCGGCCGAAGTCGCCGACGCCGAGGCGAGCATCGCGGCCCTCAAGGAGCGGGGATTTGCCGTCAAGGACGGTTTCCCGGCCGACGGCGTGCACGGCCGGGTCGCCTTTTTCGAGCCGGACGACGTGACCGGCCTGCTGTTCGAGATCTGCGAGCCGTTTGCCGCCGGCCCCAAGGCCGATGCCGCCGACTGACCCACGGCAGCGCCTGTGGAATCCGGCGGTCGAGACCCTGCCGCGCGACGCGCTGCGGGACTTGCAATGGCACCGGCTGACCCGGCAGCTGCGCTATAACTTCGAGGGCTCCGCCTTCTATCGCGCCCAATTCGAAAAATCGGGTGCGGAGCCCGGCGACATCCGGTCGTTCGAGGATTTCGCCCGCCTGCCGCTCATGGACAAGGCGGATCAGCGCGCCGCGCAGGCGGAGTCGCTCGACCGCTTCGGCAACCCGTTCGAACTTCTGGCCTGCGCGCCGCGCGAGAAGATCGTCCGCATCGTCTCGACCTCCGGCACGAGCGGCACGCCGACCCTCTACACGCATACGGCGCACGACATCGCCGTCATCAACGAGATGCACGCCCGCAAATACTGGCGCGCCGGCATCCGGCCCGGCGACGTCATGCTCCAGGCGGTGTCGCTCAGCATGTTCACCGGCGGCCTGCCGCTGTCGGACGGCATCCAGCATCTCGGCGCCTGCGTCGTCCCGGTCGGCATCGAGGGCGGCACCGACCGCGTTCTGCAATATCTCGACCTTACGCGGCCGTGCGCCCTGCTGGCGACGCCGTCCTTCGGCCGGTACCTGATCGAGCAGGCGCCGGACCGCGCCGGCCGGCCGGCGCGCGACCTCGGCATCCGGTATTTCTTCTGTGTCGGCGAACCGGGCGGCGGCTTGCCGGAAGTCCGCAGCCTGCTGGCCGAGGGCTTCGGCGCCAGGGTGTTCGACCATACCGGCGGCGGCCATGCCTTCCACGGCATCTCGCCGGACGAGCCGCCGGAGCGCGCTTCCGGCATGCAGTTCATCTCCGAAGACCATTGCCTGCTCGAACTGATCGATCCGGAGACCCGCGCGCCGGTGGAGCAGACCGACGGCGCGGTCGGCGAGATGGTCTTCACCTTTCTCGATTGGGAAGGCACGCCCTTCATGCGCTACGCCCTGGCCGACCTGATCCAGCTGTGGGACGCGCCGCCCGATTGCCCGACGCCCGGCCGGCTGTTCCGCATCCTCGGGCGGACCGACGACATGCTGATCGTCAAGGGGGTCAACGTCTATCCGGCGGCGATCCAGGATGTTCTCGCCGGCTTCCGGCCCCGGGTGACCGGCCACTTCAGGATCGCCGTCGACGGGCCGGGGCCGCAGGTCGCGCCGCCGCTGGGCCTGAGGGTCGAGCATGGCGCCGCCGTGCGCAGCGACGATCTGCCGGCGCTGGCGGCGGATATCGTCCGGGCGTGCCGGGCGCGGCTCCGGGTGACGCCGGATATCGAATGGCTTGCGCCCGGCGCCCTGCCGCGCGAGGCCGGCAAGACCCGCCCGATCGAACGGACCGGGCGGCCGCGCGCAAGCGGTCAGGCGACCGCGTCGTCCGGCGTTGCGCGGTAGGGGAAGCGGGCCTCGATCCACTTCGCCGCGTGTACGACCCGCCAGTCCCGGCCGATACGGCCGATCAACTGAACGCCCAGCGGCCGGCCGGCCGGGCCGGCGAGCAGCGGCAGCGTCATGCAGGGCATATGAAGCAGGGTCCAGACCCGGTTCAGGATCGGATCGCCCGTGCTCTCGAGTCCTTCCGGCGCCTCGCCGGGAGCGGCCGGAGCGAGCAGGACATGGACGCCCGCCCGGCGCAGCATTTCGTTCAGCGAGGAGCGGCAGTGGTTGGCAAGGATGCGGGCGGCGCCATAGTCCCGGTCCGACAGGCTCTCTCCCAGTTCGAAGATGGCGCGCAATTTCTCCGAACAGAGGTCCGGATGGGTCAGCCGCTCCCAGGTCAGCGACCGGGTCGTTTCATAGGCCATGATCGTCCACTGGGCGTCGGCCAGACCGCCGAATCCGACCGGAAAAGTGATATCGGCGACATTCGCGCCGGCCCCGCGCAGCGCCTCGACGAATTCCAGGAGCGGCTCGATCGTGCCGCTTTCCGCGGCGGACCATTCCGCGGTCCGGCACAGGGCGAACCGTGGCGCGGCCTCCGGATCGTCGGGTTCCTGAAAGGATTGCCGGCCGTCGGACAGCGAGGAAAATTCCGCCACGTCGCCGACGTTGCGGGCGAAATACCCCACCGTGTCGAGCGAACCTGCCGACGGTTTGAACCCGGCCCGCAGCGTATAGCCGAAGGTGGGCTTGTAGGCGACGACACCGCAATACGAAGCCGGCCTGATCACCGAGCCGGCGGTCTGCGTGCCCATCGCCACCGGCGCCATCGACGCTGCGACGGCCGCCGCGGAGCCGCTCGACGAGCCGCCGGGCGTCCGGCCCAGGTCGCGCGGGTTTCGCGTCACGGTCGGATTGTTTGCGGCGAACTCGGTCGTCCTCGTCTTGCCCAGGATGATGGCGCCGGCAGAGCGGGCCAGCGCGACGCAGGCGGCGTCGGCGCGCGGCCGGTGCCCCCTGTAGATCGGGCTGCCGTATTCCGTGGCATAGTCCGCGGTCTCGAATATGTCCTTGACGCCGAACGGCACGCCGGCCAGCGGCTTGTCCCTCCCGTCTCGGTCCACCGCGCGCGCCTGTTCGATCGCCAGATCCGGGTCCATGGCCGCCCAGGCCTGTACCCGGCCGTCGATCTCGTCGCATCGTTCCAGAAAGGCGCGGATCACCGCTTCGGCCGTCCAGCGCCCTTCGTTCACGCCCTGCGCGATGTCACGCGCCGTCAATTCGACAAAACTGCGTTCCTGGCTCATCCCGACACCCTGCCCGTGTTTGCCGGACCCGTGTTCACCAAGGCCGGCGCCTCGTCACCGGCCCTCGAAAACGGGCTTGCGTTTTTCCGCGAAGGCGGCGCGGCCTTCGGCAAAATCCCGGCTGTTCGCGCACGCCGCGACCGCCTCCTCGCAGGCGATACGGCCGGCCTCTGCAGGCTCCCCCAAGAGATAGCCTATTGTCTCCTTGGCCGCACGCACCGACATGGGCGCATTGTCGGCGATTGTCCCGGCGATGCGCGCAACCTCGGCGTCGAGCGCCGCTTTCGCGTACACGCGGTTGACCAGACCGAACCCGTCCGCCTCAGCGCTGTCGTAACGCCGGCCGGTGTACAGCATTTCCCGCGTCGGGGCCGGGCCGATCAGATCGACCATCCATCTTACGAAGGTCAGGGGAAAGGCCAGCCCAAGACGGGCCGACGGGATGCAGAACTGCGCGTCGTCGGCGGCATAGCGCAGGTCGCATGCGGCGGCCAGGGCCACGCCGCCGCCGAAACAATAGCCGTGGATCGCCGCGATCGTCGGTTTCGGGCAGTCGGCCACCGCTTCGAACAGGTCGCCGGCCAGGGCCAGATACCGGCGCTCCGCCTCGTCCGCATCCCGTCCCCTTTCGAACTCTGCAAGGTCGCCGCCGGAAACGAAGGCCCGGTCGCCGCCGCCGGTCAGCACGAGCACGCGCTGGCCGCCGTCGTCGGAGAAGGCGCGCACGGCATCGAGCGCCTCCTCGATCATTCCCATGGACAGGGCATTGTGCTTCGCCGGCTGGTCGAAGATCAGCCACCGGACCATGCCGTCCGTGCGCAGGCCGATCCTGCCGGTCGGTGTCGCGGCCGGTCCGACGGCCGGTGTTACGGTCGAATCGGAAGTCATCGGGGCCTCGCCGGGGCGTTCGGTTCCGCCTCGCCCGAAGCGATGGCGGGCGCGCGTTCGGTCCAGTCCGTCACTTTCTGATACGCGTCGCCGAGGCGCAACAGGGTGGCCTCGGCGAACGGCCGCCCGACCAGTTGAAACCCCGCCGGCATCCCGCCGGTCTGGAAGCCGCAGGGAATCGAAACCGCCGGCAGGCCGAGGAAGCTGAACGGCCGGGTGCAGCGGCCGAACCGGGCCATGACCCTGGCGGCCCCGTCGGAATCCGCGACGGCGCTTTCGGCCAGCGTCGGGGTCGGATCGTCCAGCACCGGCGTGAACAGGACATCGGCCTGCGACAGGGGCCCGGCGAGCCAGCGCGCGAGAACCGGCCCCCGCTCTCGCAGGGCGCGGAGATAGTCGACAGCGGAAATGGACAGGCCGGTCTCCATGCCCTCCCTGATGCCGTGGTCGTAATCGCCCGGACGGTTGCGCATCCAGTCTTCGTGAACGGCGGCCGCCTCCGCCTTGAGGACGATCACGGCCAGCCGGAAGGGCACGGCAGGATCGGGCACATCGACCGGCGTCACGGCGACACCGAGGCCGGCAAACGCCTCCAGCGCAGCGTCCAGCAACGCGCGGATACCGCCGTCGACCTCGTCAAGGAAATAGGTGGTCGGTACGCCGATCCGCAGCCCGGCGACCGGCTCTTCAAGCGCCGCGCGGTAATCGGGAACCGGAACCGCCTCGGCTGTCGGGTCCGCCGGATCGCGCCCGGCGACCACCTGAAGCAGCAGGGCGGCGTCCTCGGCGGTCCGGGCGAGCGGCCCGGCGCTATCCATCGACCAGCTGCGCGGAAAGATGCCGTGGCGGCTGACCCGGCCCTGGGTCGGACGCAGGCCGACCGCGCCGCAGAAATGCGCCGGCATCCGGACCGACCCGCCGGTATCCGTGCCGAGGGAGGCGAAGATCTGCCGGGCCGCGACGGCAGCCGCCGAGGCGCCTGAAGACCCGCCAGGAATGCGCGCAGGATCCCAGGGATTGCGGCAATCGCCGTGGTGCCGGTTATGGCCCGTGGCGCCGGCAGCGAACTCCGAAGCGCCGAGGGTGCCGATCTCGACGGCTCCGGCGGCGTCCAGCCTGGCGAGGACGGTCGCCGTATTGTCCGCGACCCGGTCGTTCAGGAGGATGCCGCCGGCGGTCGTGACCCGGCCGGCCCGGTCGAACAGATCCTTGTGCGCAACGGGGATTCCGTCCAGCGGGCCGAGGGATTCGCCGCGCGCCCTGCGGGCGTCCGAAGCCGCCGCGGCGGCGGCCGCGCCCTCGGCGTCCACGGTCAGGAAAGTGTTGAGAACGGGCTGCTGGCGCACGACCCGGTCGAGGCAGGCCGCGGCCAGTTCGCCGGCCGAAATGCCGCCGCCGGC
It includes:
- a CDS encoding TRAP transporter small permease subunit, with product MTGWLERLLRTIGATALLLLFALIVAQVAMRYGFGVTPFFTEEMARYALVWSVLAGVAVSIRTDGHIRVTFVPDLLRPGARWYWMRTLDLLTVALLLILTFAAVRTVDFAGGQTSDGLQVSLQYPYAALPVAFGLGLVFLIVRLWQSWSGRPWKDAG
- a CDS encoding enoyl-CoA hydratase, which produces MTSDSTVTPAVGPAATPTGRIGLRTDGMVRWLIFDQPAKHNALSMGMIEEALDAVRAFSDDGGQRVLVLTGGGDRAFVSGGDLAEFERGRDADEAERRYLALAGDLFEAVADCPKPTIAAIHGYCFGGGVALAAACDLRYAADDAQFCIPSARLGLAFPLTFVRWMVDLIGPAPTREMLYTGRRYDSAEADGFGLVNRVYAKAALDAEVARIAGTIADNAPMSVRAAKETIGYLLGEPAEAGRIACEEAVAACANSRDFAEGRAAFAEKRKPVFEGR
- a CDS encoding VOC family protein; this encodes MNRPRIDHIGLMVADLDAAVERLRPVFGDEVSYKDLPQYELRTAIFHTENLAIELLQYTGEAAFARGVMGSRLGLNHVSAEVADAEASIAALKERGFAVKDGFPADGVHGRVAFFEPDDVTGLLFEICEPFAAGPKADAAD
- a CDS encoding TRAP transporter substrate-binding protein; the protein is MRSILKAAAALAATAVLTAGIGAPASAADIKAGLMLKKGFPGAEPVNGMFELFEAEVEKGSGGAIKMEIVYGGALGKPNERLNQVRHGIIQMSDASDGNYASIYKDIQILSMPYLFPDEQTAWKLLDGPVGTKMAEDIRKKTGIRVLGWWESGGFKHYSANRAIRKPDDMKGLKMRVMAPIFGIPVLTLGGSATPIAFPELYTSLKTGVVDGQDNAVWVFNLIKLHEVQKFLMLDGHIYAFGPLGINDRWFAKLSDKHKAVVLAAGKKAIAYNRKASRDAEAKNIAMAKERGVTVIPFTREMKQAFADRVRPAAIAWLKKNVDTPALVDEIIAEVARLSK
- a CDS encoding hydantoinase/oxoprolinase family protein, producing MTDSPTRYQIGIDVGGTFTDFLLSGGGAGRIFKILSTPDDPSDAVMAGLAEIAAAEGKTPEAFLGRVQRIVHGTTVTTNAVLTGATAKTGLLTTHGFRDALQMRRGIREELYNNKFVAPKPLVPRRLRLPVRGRILATGEEALPLEPDDVAAAAQAFRDAGVQAVAICFMHAYANPTHERAAAAQLRALMPDAYVSASADVLPQVRYYERTSTTVLNAAVGPILKRYLERLTGRLDAAGFGGALLIMQSNGGVCAPQAAIDRAAATLLSGPAAGPVAAGIYARRFGSPRNIAIDMGGTSFEASLTLDRAPAVTTGATIDRFAMALPSLDIKTIGAGGGSIAWIDGGGLLRMGPQSAGAKPGPVCYGLGGGRPTCSDANLLLGYLSADFFAGGRMRLDADAARHAIAGEIAGPLGLDPVGAAAGMYRVMNVNMASAIREVSIERGYDPRDFPLVCAGGAGAIHAAMIARELGIGTVLVPREASILCAAGMLRTDLRHDLVRSWATPFTARDMDSDVLLSLLRDLEAEAHALLRAEGVADDDREFVYALDLRYVGQYHEVRVDEIPETALKSLDLETVTAMFHRSHDRMFGYDLAEEETAVELVNVRMTALGRTPKPGLEVRRDAGPDPAAALKGRRPVFEPAAAEFVDAPVFDGGLLAPGNALSGPAIVETAVTTILVPASFDAGIDAVGTAVLTDRAAGPA
- a CDS encoding amidase encodes the protein MSQERSFVELTARDIAQGVNEGRWTAEAVIRAFLERCDEIDGRVQAWAAMDPDLAIEQARAVDRDGRDKPLAGVPFGVKDIFETADYATEYGSPIYRGHRPRADAACVALARSAGAIILGKTRTTEFAANNPTVTRNPRDLGRTPGGSSSGSAAAVAASMAPVAMGTQTAGSVIRPASYCGVVAYKPTFGYTLRAGFKPSAGSLDTVGYFARNVGDVAEFSSLSDGRQSFQEPDDPEAAPRFALCRTAEWSAAESGTIEPLLEFVEALRGAGANVADITFPVGFGGLADAQWTIMAYETTRSLTWERLTHPDLCSEKLRAIFELGESLSDRDYGAARILANHCRSSLNEMLRRAGVHVLLAPAAPGEAPEGLESTGDPILNRVWTLLHMPCMTLPLLAGPAGRPLGVQLIGRIGRDWRVVHAAKWIEARFPYRATPDDAVA
- a CDS encoding amidase, whose translation is MTGNPADLTLSAAAAQLAGGGISAGELAAACLDRVVRQQPVLNTFLTVDAEGAAAAAAASDARRARGESLGPLDGIPVAHKDLFDRAGRVTTAGGILLNDRVADNTATVLARLDAAGAVEIGTLGASEFAAGATGHNRHHGDCRNPWDPARIPGGSSGASAAAVAARQIFASLGTDTGGSVRMPAHFCGAVGLRPTQGRVSRHGIFPRSWSMDSAGPLARTAEDAALLLQVVAGRDPADPTAEAVPVPDYRAALEEPVAGLRIGVPTTYFLDEVDGGIRALLDAALEAFAGLGVAVTPVDVPDPAVPFRLAVIVLKAEAAAVHEDWMRNRPGDYDHGIREGMETGLSISAVDYLRALRERGPVLARWLAGPLSQADVLFTPVLDDPTPTLAESAVADSDGAARVMARFGRCTRPFSFLGLPAVSIPCGFQTGGMPAGFQLVGRPFAEATLLRLGDAYQKVTDWTERAPAIASGEAEPNAPARPR
- a CDS encoding hydantoinase B/oxoprolinase family protein translates to MTARTEAIDPVLASVIARRLKSITEEMGLALLRTTRSPILNEARDFVTGLYDADGDMLEQTEYIPVLAFALQPVCKRIIAFFGADIHPGDVILHNDVFSGGNQNNDVAAFRPIFHDGTLVAWAACKGHQADIGGAQAGGYNPDAREVWQEALRIPPLKVYDRGVLRKDVWGMVFANIRYRIVEEDIKAQIGGTRVGERAMQELIARYGLERFLAHKAHLFDSTEATVARGIEAIPDGRYEATSTVFYDGVTDGSTMEIRLAVTVDGGHVTFDFTGSSPQTPGFVNAPYAATASAVMLTFLMLIDPDIPHNAGIQRRVHIVNPEGSFLNAAFPAATTFGNSITGPTSDAIMRAFAQAIPETVTAGWNRFLGFAVTGDDPRKGRPYTDILFLALKGGSGATFGADGYDHIGLINCAGGILAQDYEMFEIQNPHVLAKHEYLPDSAGPGRWRGGLGTETAFRIDGENVTAVAFGDGIEPGAEAFGLFGGGTGVLNRAVLRAPDGTERVAKSKQILRDIARGTVLVQTAGGGGGYGEPFERPAELVAEEVHNGLISPEAAARDYGVAVTPDGEIDRTATAALRGAER